A genomic segment from Bradyrhizobium sp. CB1015 encodes:
- the ligD gene encoding non-homologous end-joining DNA ligase, with protein sequence MAKRTRTAPAKRPRAAIPGFISPQLATLKMKAPSGAQWIHEVKYDGYRIQLHIDGDNRKVFTRNGLDWTHKFSVIAGAFEIEGQAIVDGEVVVIHEDRTNFSELQADLARGEQDRLLFFAFDLLWLDGQDLRKLSQLARKELLKDLIESNQLEEPILYSEHHGGDGQALFEAARKLNYEGIVSKRVDAPHRSERVEAWQKVKVVQKGKFPVVGFIKDPTGVAALYLGKKEGKELVYMGKVGTGWSRTTSRKIRDVLNTVVSPRQKLTKPIKKPKATWVEPKFYADIEYRDITSEGLLRASSFKGLSRK encoded by the coding sequence GTGGCGAAGCGTACCAGGACCGCACCGGCAAAAAGGCCGCGTGCCGCTATTCCGGGCTTTATTAGCCCCCAGCTTGCGACCCTGAAGATGAAAGCGCCTTCGGGGGCTCAATGGATTCACGAAGTCAAATACGACGGTTACCGTATCCAGCTCCACATCGACGGAGATAACCGGAAGGTCTTCACCCGCAACGGTCTCGACTGGACACATAAGTTCTCCGTCATTGCCGGTGCCTTCGAGATCGAAGGGCAGGCCATCGTTGACGGTGAGGTGGTCGTCATCCACGAGGACCGCACCAACTTCTCCGAGCTACAGGCAGACCTCGCCAGAGGCGAACAGGACCGCTTGCTGTTCTTCGCGTTCGACCTTCTGTGGCTCGACGGACAGGACTTGCGGAAGCTTTCGCAGCTTGCCCGCAAGGAGCTGCTGAAGGATCTGATCGAAAGCAATCAGCTCGAGGAGCCCATCCTCTACAGCGAGCACCATGGGGGTGACGGGCAGGCACTGTTCGAAGCCGCAAGGAAACTTAATTACGAAGGTATCGTCTCCAAGCGAGTTGACGCCCCACATCGGTCGGAGCGTGTGGAAGCTTGGCAGAAGGTCAAAGTCGTTCAGAAGGGAAAATTCCCTGTCGTCGGGTTCATCAAGGATCCAACCGGCGTCGCCGCTCTCTATCTCGGTAAGAAGGAAGGCAAAGAGCTTGTCTATATGGGCAAGGTCGGCACGGGCTGGAGCCGGACGACATCGCGCAAGATCAGAGATGTCCTCAATACTGTGGTGAGCCCGAGGCAGAAGCTCACCAAGCCCATCAAGAAGCCGAAAGCCACCTGGGTCGAGCCGAAGTTCTACGCGGACATCGAATACAGAGACATCACGTCGGAGGGATTGCTACGCGCGAGTTCCTTCAAGGGATTGTCTCGAAAATAA
- a CDS encoding exonuclease domain-containing protein, with protein sequence MAKLPQLPVYYYLDHFAEMLGFVQRTYAPVLGPEHHAFIARFEGLSRDARCLLVRMINRRGAIFNRSLFNYPEIGDVERAASDLTAAGHARELGEADYTAFVSCLPKDILVTGAQAAGRGDVRKSWSKPKFIDYYLQSIRFSVAAQHCGARNFIALDGTRPIEFLLYLYFGKTEVDLKNFALRDLGILRTNRETSFSARFTDAEEALASFHYSQVLASLEDGSEVAHRRAAIDVLGGPACTTEFAADLRSRAAHQTGLFFEKAGENDLARQLYRAGPSPDCSERLVRLLYNTGDKAEAEALLQRMIDDPASDGEHLFATDFYARKFGGRRTGLYTELLRSGRTITVDDTHRGNPEAGVAGVLRREGTKVFFAENVLWHTLFGLLFWDELFESTRMPSGFDWLPHCLKDRSFSRLFGATIDEKLAAIASGSALPLILRTVAARWGRPNGIFNWDHVQVEALRALLEGSDPTGIASIVRSMCDDFRGMRDGFPDLMLVQDGKASFMEVKAEGDVIRRNQLTRLGQLGAAGIMAEIGRVDYRFDPEQDYVVVDIETTGSWSNGDRITEIGAVKIRNHRVVDEWHSLLNPQRSIPAKIVQLTGITNEMVRDAPLFAEVADRFMEFMGDGIFVAHNVSFDYGFISYEFERIGQRFRFPKLCTCAGMRRRYPGHKSYGLGKLCEIYGIELENHHRALCDARASAHLLNLINQKRSQERLEAEAA encoded by the coding sequence TTGGCCAAACTGCCCCAACTGCCCGTCTATTATTATCTCGACCACTTCGCCGAAATGCTGGGGTTCGTGCAGCGGACGTACGCGCCCGTGCTTGGTCCGGAGCATCACGCCTTCATCGCGCGGTTCGAGGGCCTTTCGAGAGATGCACGATGCCTGCTGGTCCGCATGATCAACAGGCGTGGTGCCATATTCAACAGATCCCTGTTCAACTACCCCGAGATCGGTGACGTCGAGCGGGCGGCATCCGACCTGACTGCGGCCGGCCACGCACGCGAGCTCGGCGAGGCCGACTATACAGCCTTTGTCTCATGCCTGCCAAAGGACATCCTTGTGACTGGCGCGCAGGCGGCCGGGCGAGGAGATGTCCGCAAATCATGGTCGAAGCCGAAGTTCATCGATTACTATCTACAGAGCATCCGTTTCTCGGTCGCCGCGCAGCACTGCGGCGCCCGCAACTTCATCGCGCTCGACGGGACGCGGCCGATCGAGTTCTTGCTCTACCTTTATTTCGGCAAGACCGAGGTGGATCTGAAGAATTTCGCGCTGCGCGATTTAGGAATCCTTCGTACCAACCGCGAAACCTCGTTCAGCGCGCGCTTCACCGATGCCGAGGAGGCGCTGGCCTCGTTCCATTACAGCCAGGTGCTGGCCAGCCTGGAGGATGGATCGGAGGTTGCCCACAGACGGGCCGCCATCGACGTGCTCGGCGGTCCTGCTTGCACGACAGAGTTCGCGGCCGATCTCCGCAGCCGAGCTGCGCATCAGACCGGGCTTTTCTTCGAGAAGGCGGGCGAGAACGATCTCGCCCGGCAGCTCTACCGTGCCGGGCCTTCTCCCGACTGCAGCGAGCGCTTGGTTCGCCTGCTCTACAACACCGGCGACAAGGCCGAGGCCGAAGCGCTGTTGCAGCGGATGATCGATGATCCTGCCAGCGATGGCGAACATCTCTTCGCCACCGACTTCTACGCCCGTAAGTTCGGCGGCAGGCGTACAGGACTCTACACCGAACTTTTGCGGTCTGGCCGCACGATCACCGTCGACGATACCCATCGCGGCAATCCCGAAGCGGGCGTCGCCGGCGTGCTGCGGCGCGAGGGCACGAAGGTTTTCTTCGCCGAGAATGTGTTGTGGCACACCCTGTTCGGCCTGCTCTTCTGGGACGAGTTGTTCGAGAGTACCCGCATGCCCAGCGGGTTTGATTGGCTACCGCACTGCCTGAAGGACCGCAGCTTCAGTCGGCTTTTCGGCGCGACAATCGACGAGAAATTAGCAGCCATAGCCTCCGGATCAGCCCTCCCGTTGATCCTCCGCACCGTCGCAGCGAGATGGGGCCGCCCGAACGGGATCTTCAACTGGGATCACGTGCAAGTGGAGGCGCTGCGCGCGCTGCTCGAAGGGTCCGATCCTACCGGCATCGCCAGCATCGTCCGTAGCATGTGCGACGATTTCCGTGGCATGCGCGACGGCTTTCCCGACCTGATGTTGGTCCAGGACGGCAAGGCCTCCTTTATGGAGGTCAAGGCGGAAGGGGATGTGATCCGCCGCAACCAACTGACCCGCCTTGGTCAACTCGGCGCCGCCGGCATCATGGCTGAGATCGGCCGGGTCGATTATCGTTTTGACCCCGAGCAGGATTACGTGGTGGTCGACATCGAGACTACCGGCTCATGGTCGAACGGCGACCGCATCACCGAGATCGGCGCTGTGAAGATCCGCAACCACCGTGTCGTGGACGAGTGGCACTCACTCCTAAACCCGCAACGTTCCATCCCGGCAAAGATCGTTCAACTGACCGGCATCACGAACGAAATGGTTCGGGACGCACCTCTGTTCGCCGAGGTCGCGGACCGCTTCATGGAGTTCATGGGGGACGGCATCTTCGTCGCCCACAACGTCAGCTTCGATTACGGTTTCATCTCCTACGAATTCGAGCGGATCGGGCAACGCTTTCGGTTTCCGAAGCTCTGCACGTGCGCCGGAATGAGGCGCCGCTATCCGGGGCATAAATCTTACGGGCTGGGCAAGCTCTGCGAAATCTACGGAATCGAGCTCGAGAATCATCATCGAGCCCTCTGCGACGCGCGAGCCTCGGCGCATCTGTTGAATCTGATCAATCAAAAGCGTAGCCAAGAGAGGCTTGAGGCTGAAGCGGCTTAG
- a CDS encoding SOS response-associated peptidase → MCNLYSITTNQAAISALFRVVNQYVGNLAPMPGVFPDYKAPIIRTGASGRELAIARWGMPSSSRALMDATKKRAEKLQAKGKSVDFKELLRMEPDSGTTNIRNVKSKHWTRWLGVENRCVVPFNSFSEFNKAEGGDIWFALDESRPLACFAGIWANWTSVRKVKEGETTNDLYAFLTTEANAEVFAIHPKAMPAILTTPEEVEIWMTAPADEALKLQRPLPDGTLQIVARGVKEDAVPATADLAGSGQ, encoded by the coding sequence ATGTGCAATCTCTACTCGATCACCACGAACCAGGCCGCCATTAGCGCACTGTTCCGCGTGGTCAACCAATACGTCGGCAACCTCGCGCCGATGCCGGGCGTGTTTCCAGACTACAAGGCGCCGATCATCCGCACCGGTGCCAGCGGACGCGAACTCGCGATCGCCCGCTGGGGCATGCCGTCGTCTTCCAGAGCACTCATGGACGCGACCAAGAAGCGAGCCGAGAAGCTACAGGCGAAGGGCAAGAGCGTCGATTTCAAGGAGTTGCTCCGAATGGAGCCCGACAGCGGCACGACGAACATCCGCAACGTGAAGAGCAAGCACTGGACGCGCTGGCTGGGCGTGGAGAACCGCTGCGTCGTGCCATTCAACTCATTCAGCGAGTTCAACAAGGCCGAGGGCGGCGACATCTGGTTTGCGCTTGACGAGAGCCGTCCCCTCGCCTGCTTCGCGGGCATCTGGGCCAACTGGACCTCGGTCAGGAAGGTCAAGGAAGGCGAGACCACCAACGATCTCTATGCGTTCCTGACGACGGAGGCGAATGCCGAAGTCTTCGCCATCCATCCGAAGGCCATGCCAGCGATCCTGACCACGCCCGAAGAGGTCGAGATTTGGATGACGGCTCCGGCGGATGAAGCCTTGAAACTGCAGCGGCCACTTCCTGACGGCACACTGCAGATCGTCGCGCGCGGCGTGAAAGAAGACGCTGTGCCAGCGACAGCAGATCTCGCCGGCTCTGGTCAGTAG
- a CDS encoding Hsp20 family protein, protein MRTVDFSPLFRSAIGFDRVFDLAEAAQRAGEETYPPYNIERLDEHRFQISVALAGFSPQELALTVEQNVLTLEGHKSEKEGKTFLHRGISTRNFKRQFTLADHVEVKGANFENGMLVISLQREIPEAMKPRQIAINGSGPNNVTQIESRAA, encoded by the coding sequence ATGCGCACTGTTGATTTTTCGCCCCTCTTCCGGTCGGCCATCGGCTTTGACCGTGTCTTCGATCTCGCCGAAGCAGCCCAGCGTGCCGGCGAGGAGACCTATCCCCCCTACAACATCGAGCGCCTCGACGAACACCGCTTCCAAATCTCGGTCGCTCTCGCCGGTTTTAGCCCCCAGGAGCTCGCTCTGACGGTCGAGCAAAACGTACTGACGCTGGAAGGGCACAAGAGCGAGAAAGAGGGGAAGACTTTCTTGCATCGCGGCATCTCGACCCGCAATTTCAAGCGCCAGTTCACGCTTGCCGACCACGTCGAGGTCAAAGGCGCCAACTTCGAGAACGGCATGCTTGTCATCAGCCTACAGCGTGAGATCCCTGAAGCGATGAAGCCGCGTCAGATTGCAATCAACGGCTCCGGGCCGAACAACGTGACGCAGATCGAATCTAGAGCCGCTTAA
- a CDS encoding DUF6894 family protein: MQKFYFDHIENGNVLTDQDGSEFPGIAEASMEARLSLGEEARTFLSRGKSGRLAVVVRDEHGAILEHSAVIEQKILARTP, from the coding sequence ATGCAGAAGTTCTATTTCGATCACATCGAGAACGGCAACGTACTCACCGACCAAGATGGCTCTGAATTTCCCGGCATTGCCGAAGCGAGCATGGAAGCGCGCCTTTCACTTGGCGAAGAGGCACGGACGTTTTTGAGCCGAGGCAAAAGCGGGAGGCTGGCGGTCGTGGTGCGCGACGAGCACGGCGCTATCTTGGAACATTCCGCGGTCATTGAGCAGAAGATACTAGCCCGAACTCCCTAG